Proteins from a single region of Butyrivibrio fibrisolvens:
- a CDS encoding sugar kinase, protein MEHSNPLLRNNNSPKFITIGEVMLRLTPPNYDKIRVATSFDASYGGSEANIALALANLGIDSTFFTVVPDNSLGKSAVRMLRSNDVHCTPIILTTPDETPTHRLGTYYLETGYGIRPSQVIYDRKHSAFSEYDFSKVDIDALLCDYDWLHLSGITPALSKSCADFILKCLEVAKEKNITISFDGNFRSTLWTWEEARDFCTLCLPYVDVLFGIEPYHLYKDDNDHEKGDLKDGVPFQPSFKQQDKIFRHFISRYPNIKCIARHVRYAHSGSENSLKAFMWYQGETTESKLFTFNILDRVGGGDAFASGLIYAMMNGYDADEMINFAVASSVIKHTIRGDANITDNAETIRNLMNMNYDIKR, encoded by the coding sequence ATGGAACACAGTAATCCGCTTTTAAGAAATAATAATTCTCCAAAATTCATTACAATAGGCGAAGTCATGCTTCGCCTAACCCCTCCTAATTATGACAAGATAAGGGTTGCAACAAGCTTTGATGCAAGCTATGGTGGAAGCGAAGCCAATATAGCTCTTGCTCTTGCAAACCTTGGGATAGACTCAACTTTTTTTACCGTAGTACCTGATAACAGTCTTGGTAAATCCGCTGTAAGGATGCTTCGAAGTAACGACGTACACTGCACTCCCATAATCCTGACAACACCTGATGAAACTCCTACCCACAGGCTTGGAACTTATTATCTTGAGACAGGCTATGGTATAAGACCCAGCCAGGTAATATATGACCGTAAGCACTCAGCTTTTAGCGAGTATGATTTTAGTAAAGTCGATATAGATGCGCTTTTATGTGATTATGACTGGCTTCATCTGTCAGGTATCACTCCTGCTCTTTCTAAAAGCTGCGCAGACTTTATACTAAAGTGCCTGGAAGTAGCCAAAGAAAAAAATATCACTATAAGCTTTGACGGGAACTTTAGATCTACTCTCTGGACCTGGGAAGAAGCCAGGGATTTCTGCACATTGTGCCTTCCCTATGTTGATGTTCTCTTCGGGATAGAACCCTATCACTTATATAAGGATGATAATGATCACGAAAAAGGAGATTTAAAAGACGGCGTCCCCTTCCAGCCATCTTTCAAACAACAGGATAAGATATTCAGACACTTCATATCCAGATATCCTAATATCAAATGTATAGCAAGGCATGTACGCTATGCTCATTCAGGTTCTGAAAACAGCTTAAAAGCCTTCATGTGGTACCAGGGCGAAACTACAGAATCAAAGCTGTTTACTTTTAATATACTGGACAGGGTTGGCGGAGGAGATGCCTTTGCAAGCGGTCTTATCTATGCAATGATGAACGGATACGATGCAGATGAGATGATCAATTTCGCTGTAGCATCATCAGTAATCAAGCATACTATAAGAGGCGATGCCAACATAACAGACAATGCCGAAACCATAAGAAATCTTATGAATATGAACTATGATATAAAAAGATAA
- a CDS encoding tagaturonate reductase, producing the protein MKTLSYKTLEENGYDGYLLKDAPERVLQFGEGNFLRAFVDYFIDLMNEKAGFNSKVVLVQPIAAPMIHDMINNQDGLYTLYLRGQENGQAVNKKRVISCVSRCIDPYAEFDALMACADNPDLRFITCNTTEAGIAYDPNCKFEDKPAASYPGKLCQFMYRRFQKFGDQKGKGFIILSCELIDNNGKELKKCLLQYADLWNLGDDFKKWIDEENIICSTLVDRIVPGRIRDAEEVKKIEEENGYHDDLVDVGEVFGFWVIEGPQSIKKEFPCKEADLPILICDDHKPYKQRKVRILNGAHTSFVLGAYLAGENIVRDCMHDETIHGFMDKLLYEEVIPTLTLDPDDCKQFASDVTDRFANPYVDHQLLSISLNSTSKWKARVMPSFKGYVEKYGKLPSCITASFAFYEMFYHQGKELTDKGLEAVRPSAAVTPVVSGPSEYVISDDRPILEFYYAHKDDDVAALTHAVLSNTDFWGEDLTKIEGFEEAVTGYAKMIEEKGAYEVMKSCLN; encoded by the coding sequence ATGAAAACTTTAAGTTACAAAACACTTGAGGAAAACGGATACGACGGATACCTGTTAAAGGATGCTCCCGAAAGAGTACTTCAGTTTGGTGAAGGCAATTTCCTTCGCGCATTTGTAGACTATTTCATTGATCTTATGAATGAGAAGGCTGGATTTAATTCTAAGGTTGTACTGGTACAGCCTATTGCAGCTCCAATGATCCATGACATGATCAATAATCAGGATGGCCTTTATACTCTCTATCTTCGCGGACAGGAGAATGGTCAGGCAGTCAACAAGAAAAGAGTCATCTCCTGCGTATCACGCTGCATAGATCCATATGCCGAGTTCGATGCTCTTATGGCCTGCGCAGATAACCCGGATCTTAGATTCATTACATGTAATACAACAGAAGCAGGAATCGCTTATGATCCAAACTGCAAGTTTGAAGATAAGCCAGCTGCTTCATATCCAGGTAAACTCTGCCAGTTCATGTACAGACGTTTCCAGAAATTTGGCGATCAGAAGGGCAAGGGTTTCATCATCCTCTCATGTGAGCTTATCGACAACAATGGTAAGGAGCTCAAAAAATGTCTCCTTCAGTATGCTGATCTGTGGAATCTTGGAGATGACTTCAAGAAGTGGATCGATGAAGAGAACATCATCTGTTCTACACTTGTAGACCGTATCGTTCCAGGTCGTATCAGAGATGCTGAGGAAGTTAAAAAGATCGAGGAAGAAAACGGATATCATGATGATCTTGTAGATGTGGGTGAAGTATTCGGTTTCTGGGTTATAGAAGGACCTCAGTCCATAAAGAAAGAGTTCCCTTGTAAAGAGGCTGACCTTCCAATCCTCATCTGTGATGACCACAAGCCTTACAAACAGAGAAAGGTTCGTATCCTTAACGGAGCACATACTTCCTTTGTACTTGGCGCTTACCTTGCAGGTGAGAATATCGTACGTGACTGTATGCATGATGAGACTATCCACGGATTTATGGACAAGCTCCTCTATGAAGAGGTAATTCCTACACTTACACTTGATCCTGACGACTGCAAACAGTTTGCAAGTGATGTAACAGACCGTTTTGCTAACCCTTATGTAGATCACCAGCTCCTGTCCATCTCTCTTAACTCTACTTCCAAGTGGAAAGCAAGAGTTATGCCTTCCTTCAAGGGTTATGTAGAAAAATACGGAAAGCTTCCTTCATGCATCACAGCATCTTTTGCCTTCTATGAGATGTTCTATCATCAAGGCAAAGAGCTCACAGATAAGGGTCTTGAAGCTGTTCGCCCTAGCGCCGCTGTTACACCTGTAGTTTCAGGACCATCCGAATATGTAATAAGCGATGACAGACCTATCCTTGAGTTCTACTATGCTCACAAGGATGACGACGTTGCTGCTCTTACTCATGCAGTTCTTTCAAATACAGATTTCTGGGGCGAAGACCTTACCAAGATTGAAGGATTCGAAGAAGCTGTTACAGGTTATGCTAAGATGATAGAAGAAAAAGGCGCTTATGAAGTAATGAAATCCTGCCTTAACTAA
- a CDS encoding ABC transporter ATP-binding protein — MLEVRDITRAYGKNKVLKGISFDAAPGDQIAIIGRNGSGKSTFLRILAGIDKPAGGTISFWGHRADKEKSVFRQFTGYLPQDNPLLDELNVQDNISLWSGKGGRPQEDLVREFYLDDILKKKVSQLSGGMKRRVAIACACVGNPPVLIMDEPTASLDIYYKKEIRTWMQKFRQGNGIIVVATHDELEMNDSTKVFSMENGVLTKRR, encoded by the coding sequence ATGCTTGAAGTAAGGGATATAACAAGAGCATATGGTAAAAATAAAGTTTTAAAAGGAATATCTTTTGATGCCGCACCCGGTGACCAGATAGCTATCATCGGAAGAAACGGAAGCGGCAAATCTACTTTTCTAAGAATTCTCGCCGGGATCGATAAGCCTGCAGGAGGCACGATTTCTTTCTGGGGCCATAGAGCCGATAAGGAGAAGTCAGTCTTTAGACAGTTCACAGGTTATCTTCCGCAGGATAATCCACTTCTTGATGAACTGAATGTTCAGGACAATATAAGTCTTTGGAGCGGTAAGGGAGGAAGGCCGCAAGAGGATCTTGTCAGAGAATTTTACCTTGATGATATTTTGAAAAAGAAAGTTTCGCAGCTTTCAGGCGGCATGAAAAGAAGAGTTGCGATCGCCTGCGCCTGTGTCGGCAATCCTCCTGTACTTATTATGGATGAGCCTACCGCTTCGCTTGATATATATTACAAAAAAGAGATACGTACCTGGATGCAAAAATTCAGACAGGGCAACGGTATTATTGTTGTAGCCACACATGACGAACTTGAAATGAATGACAGTACAAAGGTATTCAGTATGGAAAACGGCGTACTTACAAAGAGACGATAA
- a CDS encoding HIT family protein, giving the protein MSEIKKDANCGYCMKDEHLDAFGIYICDLSVSSLILFKEQSHPGRCIVAYKDHVSEIVDISDADRDAFFADINRASKAIHKAFNPDKVNYGAYADSGCHLHMHLVPKYKDEFEWNTTFEMNPQKKFLTDDEYKEMIEKIKAAL; this is encoded by the coding sequence ATGTCAGAAATTAAAAAAGACGCAAATTGTGGTTATTGTATGAAAGATGAGCATCTTGATGCTTTTGGAATCTATATATGTGATCTGTCTGTAAGTTCACTCATCCTTTTCAAGGAGCAGAGCCATCCTGGAAGATGCATAGTTGCTTACAAAGATCATGTAAGTGAGATCGTTGATATATCAGATGCAGACAGAGATGCATTCTTTGCAGATATAAACAGAGCATCCAAAGCTATTCATAAAGCTTTTAATCCCGATAAAGTCAACTACGGAGCATATGCTGATTCCGGCTGTCACCTTCATATGCACCTTGTTCCTAAGTACAAGGATGAATTTGAATGGAATACAACTTTTGAGATGAATCCTCAGAAGAAATTCCTTACAGATGATGAGTACAAAGAGATGATCGAGAAGATCAAAGCAGCTCTGTGA
- a CDS encoding pyridoxal phosphate-dependent aminotransferase has translation MINQEFKAMLGAKNVIRNLAEYASARGKEIGYENVFDFSLGNPSVPAPQEFTDTMIQMLKDENPMKLHGYSPTLGDPSYKEAIAASLNKRFGMSYTANHIFPTTGAAGAISHAVRAVTKPGDTVLTIAPFFPEYKPYIEGAGCTLKVVPANTETFQINTEAFEEMLTSDVMAVLINTPNNPSGIAYSTQTLKYLADTMTKKAAEFGHPIYLLSDEPYREIIFKDADAPYVSKFYKNTLSCYSFSKALSLPGERIGYVAVNPEADDAEFIVPMCGQISRGIGHNCPPSIIQQAVGKVCDLTSDLSVYETNMNIIYDTLVDIGFTVVKPGGTFYILPKALEKDSVAFCNKAKDYDLILVPADNFGAPGFFRMAYCIDTEKVERAMPRLRQFAKEVYGIG, from the coding sequence ATGATCAATCAAGAATTTAAAGCTATGCTTGGCGCTAAAAACGTAATCAGAAACCTGGCTGAATATGCATCTGCCAGAGGCAAAGAGATCGGATATGAAAATGTATTTGATTTTTCTCTTGGTAATCCGTCCGTACCTGCTCCGCAGGAATTCACAGATACAATGATACAGATGCTTAAGGATGAGAATCCAATGAAGCTTCATGGTTATAGCCCCACACTTGGAGATCCTTCATACAAAGAAGCTATTGCAGCGTCTTTAAATAAAAGATTCGGTATGAGCTATACAGCGAATCATATCTTCCCTACAACTGGTGCTGCAGGCGCTATTTCACATGCTGTAAGAGCGGTGACAAAGCCTGGCGATACAGTTCTTACTATCGCACCTTTTTTCCCTGAATATAAACCATATATTGAAGGTGCAGGATGCACTTTAAAGGTTGTTCCTGCTAATACCGAGACTTTCCAGATCAACACTGAGGCTTTTGAAGAAATGCTTACAAGTGATGTAATGGCAGTTCTTATAAATACTCCTAACAATCCATCAGGAATAGCATATTCTACACAGACTCTTAAATATCTTGCAGATACTATGACTAAAAAGGCAGCAGAATTCGGCCATCCTATATATCTTCTTTCTGATGAGCCATACAGGGAGATCATATTCAAGGATGCAGATGCACCATACGTATCTAAGTTCTATAAGAATACCCTTTCCTGCTATTCCTTCTCAAAGGCACTGTCACTTCCGGGAGAAAGAATCGGATATGTAGCAGTTAATCCTGAAGCAGATGACGCAGAGTTCATAGTTCCTATGTGCGGCCAGATATCAAGAGGCATCGGTCATAACTGCCCACCATCCATAATTCAGCAGGCAGTAGGCAAGGTGTGCGATCTTACATCTGATCTTTCAGTATATGAGACCAACATGAACATAATATATGACACACTTGTAGACATAGGATTTACAGTTGTAAAGCCGGGCGGAACCTTCTATATTCTTCCAAAAGCTCTTGAAAAAGATTCTGTAGCATTCTGTAATAAGGCAAAAGATTATGACCTTATATTGGTTCCTGCTGACAATTTCGGTGCTCCCGGATTCTTCAGAATGGCATATTGCATAGATACTGAGAAGGTTGAGCGCGCTATGCCAAGACTTCGTCAGTTTGCAAAAGAAGTGTATGGAATTGGCTGA
- the deoD gene encoding purine-nucleoside phosphorylase has translation MSTPHNRAEKGDFAKTVLMPGDPLRAKYIAETFLESPRLVNDVRNMLGFTGTYKGAPVSVMASGMGMPSIGIYSYELYKFYDVENIIRVGSAGSYTADVDLLDVVLASKAYSQSSYAKMQGGADSEFMYPDKDLNGVIMQCAKDSGIKVLEAPIHSGDVFYYQDGFSKFKEINKDKGCVCVEMESYALFHNANVLSKNAACLLTISDSLVTSKETTAKERETSFNDMIEVALLAAAKLDA, from the coding sequence ATGAGTACACCACACAATCGCGCGGAGAAAGGTGATTTTGCAAAGACTGTTCTTATGCCGGGAGATCCGCTTAGAGCTAAATATATCGCAGAGACTTTCCTTGAAAGCCCAAGACTTGTTAATGATGTTAGAAATATGCTTGGATTCACAGGTACATACAAGGGAGCACCTGTTTCAGTAATGGCTTCAGGTATGGGTATGCCAAGTATTGGTATTTATTCATATGAGCTTTACAAGTTCTATGATGTTGAGAATATCATCAGAGTAGGATCAGCAGGAAGCTACACAGCTGACGTTGATCTCCTTGATGTTGTACTTGCAAGCAAGGCTTACAGCCAGTCCAGCTATGCTAAGATGCAGGGCGGAGCTGATTCTGAATTCATGTATCCTGATAAGGACCTTAACGGCGTTATCATGCAGTGCGCTAAGGATTCAGGAATCAAGGTTCTTGAAGCACCTATCCATTCAGGTGATGTTTTCTATTATCAGGATGGTTTCAGCAAGTTCAAAGAGATCAATAAGGATAAGGGATGCGTATGCGTAGAGATGGAAAGCTATGCTCTTTTCCATAATGCAAATGTTCTTTCCAAGAACGCTGCATGCCTTCTTACAATATCCGACAGCCTTGTAACTTCTAAAGAGACTACTGCCAAGGAACGTGAGACAAGCTTCAACGATATGATCGAAGTTGCACTCCTTGCTGCAGCAAAGCTTGATGCATGA
- a CDS encoding undecaprenyl-diphosphate phosphatase: protein MLDIIKAVLYGIVEGITEWLPVSSTGHMILLDEFVKMNVSEDFWNMFLVVIQLGAILAVVILYWNQIFPWDFSKEARKEHRVNRKDVWILWAKILVACIPAAIVGVLFDDWLDEHLYNGYVVATMLIIFGILFIIIENKNKGKEPVIKTLEEIDFKTALIIGVFQLIAAIFPGTSRSGSTIVGSLMIGVSRTAAAQFTFLLAIPVMFGASLLKLVKFGLAFSSSEIAILVTGMVVAFVVSIIVIKFLMGYIRKHDFKVFGWYRIILGVVVLAYFFLK from the coding sequence ATGCTGGATATAATTAAGGCAGTTTTATATGGAATAGTTGAAGGAATTACAGAGTGGCTTCCGGTAAGTTCTACAGGCCATATGATCCTTTTGGATGAATTTGTAAAAATGAACGTTTCAGAAGACTTCTGGAATATGTTCCTTGTTGTAATTCAGCTTGGAGCTATACTTGCCGTTGTAATCCTTTACTGGAATCAGATATTCCCATGGGATTTTAGTAAAGAGGCAAGGAAAGAGCATAGAGTTAACAGAAAAGATGTATGGATTTTATGGGCCAAGATCCTTGTGGCGTGCATCCCTGCTGCTATAGTGGGCGTCCTTTTTGACGACTGGCTTGATGAACATCTCTACAACGGATATGTCGTTGCAACCATGCTTATCATCTTCGGTATTCTTTTCATTATTATAGAAAATAAGAATAAGGGAAAAGAACCTGTTATTAAGACTCTGGAAGAAATTGATTTTAAGACAGCACTTATCATAGGTGTATTCCAGCTTATAGCAGCTATCTTCCCAGGTACATCCAGAAGTGGTTCAACAATAGTAGGATCACTTATGATCGGTGTATCAAGAACAGCTGCAGCCCAGTTTACATTCCTTCTTGCAATCCCTGTAATGTTCGGCGCAAGTCTTCTTAAGCTTGTAAAGTTCGGACTTGCATTCAGTTCATCAGAGATTGCGATCCTTGTAACTGGAATGGTAGTAGCTTTTGTTGTATCAATAATCGTTATCAAGTTCCTTATGGGTTATATTAGAAAGCATGACTTCAAAGTATTTGGATGGTACAGAATAATACTTGGTGTAGTGGTACTTGCTTACTTCTTCTTAAAATAA
- a CDS encoding biotin--[acetyl-CoA-carboxylase] ligase: MSAKEKILEVLDNNKGSYVSGEELATSIGISRAGIWKNIKTLQKEGYLIDAVTNKGYSLRDNNDVFDEDKIRGYLTIPQNSIDIQILKETESTNSAVYKMALTGAKEGLVIISRQQSMGRGHKGHSFYSPAGSGIYLSLLLRPENLSLQDTGFITCMGAAAMCRSLREVSGKEVGIKWVNDLFLNDKKICGILTEGALDLESGSLDFCVTGCGVNLYPPKDGFPKELSEIAGALFEDYTFDAGSRITAGFINHFFEYYEEFKKGNHDGFLNDYRSYSLIIGKDILIEIDKKEYHAHITSIDDKCRLVINYENVSDYHLEPGKGSVRKVF, from the coding sequence ATGTCTGCAAAAGAAAAGATCCTGGAAGTTTTAGACAATAATAAAGGCTCCTATGTTTCAGGAGAAGAACTGGCAACGTCTATCGGAATATCCCGCGCCGGAATCTGGAAGAATATCAAAACTCTCCAAAAGGAAGGATATCTGATAGATGCAGTGACCAACAAAGGATACAGCCTTCGTGACAACAATGACGTATTTGACGAAGACAAGATCAGAGGATACCTTACGATTCCCCAAAACAGTATTGATATTCAGATCCTTAAAGAAACTGAATCCACCAATTCCGCTGTTTATAAAATGGCTCTTACAGGGGCAAAAGAAGGTCTTGTTATCATTTCAAGGCAGCAAAGCATGGGACGTGGTCATAAGGGACATAGCTTCTATTCTCCTGCAGGCTCAGGCATTTACTTAAGTCTCCTCCTTAGGCCGGAAAACTTGTCTTTGCAGGATACCGGCTTTATCACCTGCATGGGAGCTGCTGCCATGTGCAGATCCTTAAGGGAAGTTTCGGGAAAAGAGGTTGGTATCAAATGGGTGAATGATCTTTTCCTTAATGATAAAAAAATATGCGGCATCCTTACTGAAGGGGCGCTCGATCTTGAAAGCGGAAGCCTTGACTTCTGTGTTACTGGATGCGGTGTTAATCTCTATCCCCCAAAGGATGGCTTTCCAAAAGAGCTGTCCGAAATCGCAGGGGCGCTGTTTGAAGACTATACTTTTGATGCTGGAAGCAGGATAACAGCTGGATTTATTAATCACTTTTTTGAATATTATGAAGAATTCAAAAAAGGAAACCACGACGGTTTCCTTAATGACTATAGATCGTATTCTCTTATAATTGGCAAGGATATTCTTATTGAGATAGACAAAAAAGAATACCATGCGCATATTACTTCCATAGATGATAAATGCAGACTGGTCATCAACTATGAAAATGTCAGTGACTATCATTTAGAACCTGGAAAAGGCAGTGTCAGAAAAGTATTCTGA
- a CDS encoding ABC transporter permease yields the protein MKKSYLLQYIRIEYKRMLSSFGHMLFSILLMALIIGIGTAGIGFVMTHLTDYEKATVAMVLPEGDEGSTLKSLSSLIEMQDSVSDIANFTYLSEDEARAGIKDGSIQAAIILGDTFINDVMTGINTPAIVLLPSDTELNTDVFHEEVRNGVSLIRTGEAGIYAATDTWINGYSMVISRSDMENLLTDLFTRNALDRNSVIRDSLVSAFGEESILQYYIASGFALILLFFGLIFGNMYAGNDITVRKKLRINGIGPVIAGMIRLLVMTTIVFAISICMICILMIYTKTAGSFAALYFEASMIPGLLLLSFSLGGFFHFIYSLSDIEAQNAMILILVAILMAFSSGCIFPMAFLPDVFQKIGNFMPLRIWRTGLSQILFSYPDPANSILLFVIGLIFGTGGIICQIRKMHS from the coding sequence ATGAAAAAAAGTTACCTGCTTCAGTATATACGAATTGAATATAAGCGCATGCTGTCAAGCTTTGGTCACATGCTTTTTTCCATCCTGCTTATGGCTCTTATCATCGGCATAGGAACAGCCGGGATTGGCTTTGTCATGACACATCTGACAGACTATGAAAAGGCGACCGTGGCGATGGTTCTTCCTGAGGGAGATGAGGGCAGTACATTAAAGTCCCTGTCTTCTCTTATTGAGATGCAGGATAGTGTAAGTGACATTGCAAACTTTACTTATCTGTCTGAAGATGAAGCCAGAGCTGGTATAAAAGATGGAAGTATTCAGGCTGCGATAATCTTAGGAGATACATTTATAAATGACGTTATGACAGGTATCAATACACCTGCGATAGTCCTTCTTCCTTCTGATACAGAGCTTAATACCGATGTCTTCCATGAGGAAGTCAGAAATGGCGTCTCACTTATTAGAACAGGAGAAGCCGGGATTTATGCTGCAACCGATACGTGGATAAACGGTTATTCCATGGTCATTTCAAGAAGTGATATGGAGAATCTTCTTACAGATCTTTTTACCAGAAATGCTCTTGATAGAAACAGTGTTATAAGAGACTCTTTGGTATCTGCGTTTGGAGAAGAGAGCATACTTCAGTACTATATTGCATCCGGTTTTGCCCTTATCCTTCTCTTTTTCGGTCTCATATTCGGGAATATGTATGCGGGCAATGATATCACTGTGAGAAAAAAGCTTCGTATCAACGGAATAGGTCCTGTTATTGCCGGGATGATCAGACTTTTGGTGATGACGACTATTGTTTTTGCTATATCAATATGTATGATATGTATTCTTATGATATATACAAAAACGGCGGGATCTTTTGCGGCGCTATATTTTGAAGCATCGATGATTCCAGGGCTTTTGCTCCTTTCATTTTCTCTTGGAGGATTTTTCCATTTTATATATTCACTTTCTGATATCGAAGCGCAAAACGCAATGATTCTGATACTTGTGGCAATCCTTATGGCTTTTTCATCAGGATGCATTTTCCCCATGGCTTTTTTGCCTGATGTATTTCAAAAGATTGGAAACTTCATGCCGCTTAGAATATGGAGAACAGGATTATCACAGATCCTTTTTTCATATCCGGATCCGGCTAATAGCATACTCCTTTTTGTGATAGGACTTATTTTCGGAACAGGAGGTATTATATGTCAGATAAGAAAAATGCACTCCTGA
- a CDS encoding UxaA family hydrolase has protein sequence MKEFIRINDSDNVAVALMPLSKDKTIDLGDIKVTLLQDIPQGHKFALAKIKSGDAIIKYGNQIGIAKEDIPTGSWVHTHNIGTALGELLEYNYNPVHASITGSEERFFDGFRRSDGKVGVRNEIWIVPTVGCMNSVAKEIERSAQHLVGGSLESIFAFNHPYGCSQMGDDQENTREILADLIRHPNAGGVLVLGLGCENSNIDVLKPYLGDYDDKRIKFLVGQNSEDEVEDALAILTDLAEYVKTFKREKCSASELIIGMKCGGSDGLSGITANPTVGGFSDILISKGGTTILTEVPEMFGAEQQLMNRCDNEELFDKTVCLINDFKNYFKAHNQTIYENPSPGNKAGGISTLEDKSNGCTQKSGSAPVKGVLKYAEPVHEKGLNLLSAPGNDLVASTALAASGAQIILFTTGRGTPFASPVPTVKISTNNALYNKKKNWIDFNCGTIVETDTVSGLSEKLFEYVLEVASGKTVKSEDAGYHDLAIFKQGVTL, from the coding sequence ATGAAAGAATTTATTAGAATCAATGACTCAGACAACGTTGCAGTTGCTCTGATGCCTCTTTCAAAAGATAAGACTATCGATCTTGGTGACATCAAAGTCACTTTGCTTCAAGATATACCCCAGGGACACAAGTTTGCGCTTGCCAAAATAAAATCAGGCGATGCGATAATCAAATACGGCAATCAGATCGGGATCGCCAAAGAAGACATTCCTACGGGAAGCTGGGTTCACACACACAATATAGGAACCGCTCTTGGTGAACTTCTTGAATATAACTATAATCCCGTGCATGCAAGTATCACCGGCTCAGAAGAGAGATTTTTTGACGGATTCAGAAGATCTGACGGCAAAGTCGGCGTTCGTAATGAAATATGGATCGTTCCTACTGTCGGATGCATGAACTCAGTTGCCAAAGAGATAGAGCGTAGCGCTCAGCATCTTGTAGGCGGATCCCTTGAATCCATCTTTGCATTCAATCATCCTTATGGTTGCTCTCAGATGGGCGATGATCAGGAGAACACAAGAGAGATCCTTGCTGATCTTATAAGACATCCAAATGCAGGCGGCGTTTTGGTCCTTGGCCTTGGCTGCGAGAATTCCAATATCGACGTTTTAAAGCCGTACCTTGGCGACTATGATGACAAGAGGATCAAATTCCTTGTAGGTCAGAATTCTGAAGATGAAGTTGAAGATGCACTTGCCATCCTTACTGATCTTGCAGAATATGTTAAGACTTTCAAAAGAGAAAAATGCAGTGCGTCAGAACTTATAATCGGCATGAAATGCGGAGGTTCCGACGGACTTTCCGGAATCACTGCCAATCCAACTGTAGGAGGCTTTTCGGATATTCTCATAAGCAAAGGAGGTACGACAATCCTTACTGAAGTACCTGAGATGTTCGGCGCAGAGCAGCAGCTCATGAACAGATGTGACAACGAAGAACTCTTTGATAAGACAGTCTGCCTTATCAATGATTTTAAGAACTACTTCAAAGCTCACAACCAGACAATATATGAGAACCCATCACCGGGCAACAAAGCAGGAGGCATCTCAACTCTCGAAGATAAGTCCAACGGATGTACTCAGAAGTCAGGAAGTGCTCCTGTCAAAGGCGTACTTAAGTATGCAGAGCCTGTACATGAAAAGGGTCTTAATCTTCTCTCTGCCCCAGGCAATGATCTTGTTGCATCAACGGCGCTTGCTGCTTCCGGAGCACAGATCATCCTCTTTACAACAGGAAGAGGAACGCCTTTTGCCAGCCCTGTACCTACAGTTAAGATTTCTACCAACAATGCTCTTTATAACAAGAAAAAGAACTGGATCGACTTTAACTGCGGCACTATCGTAGAGACAGATACTGTAAGCGGTCTGTCAGAAAAACTATTCGAGTACGTTCTCGAAGTTGCTTCCGGCAAAACTGTAAAGTCTGAAGATGCAGGATATCATGACCTTGCAATATTCAAACAGGGTGTAACACTTTGA